The DNA region GGAATATTGCCGAATCGTTTGAGCCGATCCGCAAAGCAAGCATCGCGGTGATTAAAGAAACTGCAGAAATCGCAGACTTGGTGGGCGCGAAAAAACTGGTGATCCATCCGGGATTCTGCCTTGATCCAACATGCAGGAAAGCGTCAGTCTCTGCTCTGCACAGATCGATTCAGGAGCTTGGCGATCTTCAGGAGGAGTTCTCCGTCCGGTTCGTCATGGAAAATCTCGGATCGATGGACTGCTGCTTTTTTCAAAACACGGAACTTATCCAGGACCTTCGTGCAGCGGGACTTGGACTGGCTCTGGATGTGGGACATGCAAATCTTACCGGAACGCTCGATGCATTTCTCAAGGAAAAACCGGATCATTTTCATCTCCACGACAATAAAGGAATGTGCGATGAACATGCCGCTTGCGGAACGGGGATAGTGGATTTTGGAAAAATTCTTCCGGAGATCGGAGATGCGACGCTGATCCTTGAAGTTCTCAAACTCAAGGATGTCAAGCCCAGTCTGGAGTATCTGACATCTCTTGGATATTGAACGTAATCCCGGTGAGAAACGAGGCCGCAAAGATCCGGTTTACTGTTCTGTGTAAATCCCGTACACCTCCTGACTCAAAAATCCAACGCAAACTCATTTAACTGCATCAATCCTACAAATATATACTGTATCTACCGGAGGTTTACCCATGCTAGAAAACGAATATCAGCTTGAATACTTCAAAGAAAACGGATTCATCCGCAAAATCTGTAAAAAATGCGGCAGTGCATTCTGGACCCTCGACCCAAACCGGGAGATTTGCGGGGATGCACCGTGTGAACCTTATCAGTTCATTGGAAATCCTATTTTCACAAAACACAGCCTTACGGAAATGCGGGAGGCATATCTCTCCTTCTTCGAGAGACACGGCCACACGAGAATCAACAGATACCCGGTAGCCGCAAGATGGCGTGACGATATCTATCTTACCATTGCATCCATCGCAGATTTCCAGCCGTTCGTAACGAGCGGCGTATGCCCGCCGCCGGCAAACCCCCTGACGATCTCCCAGCCCTGTATCAGACTGAACGATCTTGACAACGTGGGAAGATCCGGCAGACACTTCACCTGCTTTGAGATGATGGCGCACCATGCCTTCAACACCGACGAGAAACCGATCTACTGGAAAGACCGCTGCCTTGAACTCTGCAGCGGATTTATCGAGTCACTCGGCGGAAACGTATTCGATCTCACCTACAAGGAAAATCCGTGGTTCGGCGGAGGAAATGCAGGACCAAGCGTCGAGGTCTTAATGGGTGGCCTCGAAGTGGCCACACTCGTTTTCATGAACCTTTCCCGGAAGAACTCCGGCAAACCGCCTGTCAGTATCGACGGTAAAGACTACTACGAGATGCCTCTCAGAATCGTCGATACAGGCTACGGCCTGGAACGATTCACCTGGGCATCCTGCGGAACGCCGACCGCCTACGACGCGGTCTTCCCGGAAATGATCCCGCGTATCCTCACCGCGGCAGGAATGGAGGACCGTCTGGAAAATCCCGAGGTCGAGCGCATCTTAGGACTGAACGCCAAGTTTGCCGGCCTCATGGATATCCGCGGCGAAAAGATCCGCGACCTCAGACAGCAGGTGGCCGACGCGACCAACATCTCGGTTGCGAAACTCGAAGAGATCATCGTTCCGATGGAAACCGTGTATGCTCTCTGCGATCACACAAGATGTCTCGCATACATGCTCGGCGATCTGATCGTTCCGTCCAACGTCCGCGAAGGATATCTCGCCCGTCTCGTTCTGAGACGCAGTATCAGAATGATGCAGGATCTCAATATGGATGACGACCTCGGCGATCTTGTGGTCAGTCAGATGAAGACGATCGGTCTTGCCAACTTCGAGCAGGATGAGGATATCGTCAGACACATCATCAACCGTGAGGTCGAGAAGTACGATACGACCATCGAACGCGGAACCAGAACCGTGCAGCGGGTTGGCCAGACCTACGTCAAGAAGAACGAACCGGTCCCGCTCGCTGAACTGATCACGCTCTACGACTCGCACGGCATTCCGGTCGATCTGATGGGAAAGATCCTAAAAGACACCGGCGCCGAGTTCGAGATCCCCGACGACTTCGATTCGCAGATCGCGGACATGCACTCCGAGAACGAGACGGAAAAACCTGTCTCGCCGCTCGCAAAATACGCAGAACGTATTGCCAAGATCCCGGAGACCCGCAAGAGTTTCTACGAACGTCCCGCCGACATGGAGTTCGATGCAACGGTCTTAGACATCTTCGACAACTATGTTGTTCTGGACGCCACTCTGTTCTACCCCGAGGGAGGAGGACAGCCGTCCGATACCGGTATGCTTGTGACGAAATCGACGATGGTCCGTGTTGACGAAGTCGTAAAGTGGGAAAACGTCATCCTCCACAAGGTCCGGGAAAACACCCTTAAGCGCGGCGACAGAGTGAAAGGAGTTCTGGATGAGGACCGCCGGTGGGCACTTATGCGTCATCACTCGGCGACCCACATGGTTCTCCGCGCCGCAAAAGAGGTGCTTGGTCCACATGTCCACCAGGCCGGATCTCAGCTCTCGACCGACGTCGCACGGCTGGATATCCGTCACTACACCCACATCACGCCCGAGGAGCTGAAACAGATGGAAACGATCGCCAACCGTCTGGTGATGGAGAATCTCCCGACAATGGTCAAGATCGAGAACAGAGTAAAGGCGGAGCAGAAGTTCGGGTTTGCCCTTTACCAGGGCGGTGTCCCCCCAGGAAAAGACATCCGTGTCGTTCAGATGGGTGCCGAGGTTCAGGCATGCGCCGGAACACACTGTCAGTCTACCGGCGAGATCGGTCCGATCAAGATCCTTAAACTGGAGCACATCCAGGACGGTGTCGAGCGTATCGAGTTCGCGGCAGGATTCGCGGCCCTTGATGCCATGCAGCATATCCAGAGCCTGCTGAATACATCCGCAGACACCTTGTCCGTGCAGACGGAAAATCTCCCCGGATCGGTCGACCGGTTCTTCACCGAGTGGAAGGATCAGCGTAAAGAGATCGAAAAGCTCCGGGCAAAGATCGCTGAGCTCGAACTTTCACGGATCGAAGGCATCAATATTGGCGGGGTCGAGGTCGTTATCAAACAGATCGACGTCTCCAGAAAGGAGCTTGTGACGGTCGCAGGAAAGATCGCCGAACGGGGCGGCGTGACGGTTTTGATCACGACCGCTGACGGGCTTGGCGTCGTTGCCTCGTCAGGGACCGGGAAGATCCACGCAGGAAAACTGGTCGGCGAGGTTTGCGCAGAACTCGGCGGAAAAGGCGGAGGTAAGGAGAATCTCGCTCAGGGAGCGGGAGCGGATCCGTCAGCCGTCGGCAAGGCGCTTCTCAAAGCCGAGTCGTTCATCCGTGCAGAATTCAATTCATAACTACCACTTTTTTCGCAGTTTAGGAGAGGGTTATATCCGCTCGCATCCATACAAGTAGAGTACATATCATGCAGGAAGAGAATGTTGTTGTGCTGGAACACGGTTCCCTTGAGGCGCAAAAAGTTGCCAAGGCGATGTCTTCTCCCACATCTGCGGATCTATTCAACGCACTCACAGGAAATCCGCAGAGTGCCACGGCGCTTGCCGAGCGGACCGGACTTCCCCTTACAACTGTAAAATATCATCTGGAAAATATGCTTTCAGCAGGCTTGGTCGAGATCTCCAATACCAGGTGGAGCGAGAAGGGACGTGAGATGAAAATCTATGCGGTCAAAGATCAGGTTGTTGTGTTTGCTCCCCGAAAGACCGTTGATTTGAAAGGCATCGCGGAGAGATACGGCACAATGGCCGGCGTAATCGCGATTGGCTGTTCCCTCGTTGTTGCCATCCCCCAGATGCTGAACCAGTTAACCGTCAGGGCAGGATATCCCATTCAAACCAGCGATACGGCAGAGATGTTTGCAATAAAGACGGCGGCGGGTCCGGCAGTGGAAAGCGTTTCATGGATGCCGTTGGTCCATAATGTTGTACAGGGATTTCTGGTCATTTCCCTCGCCGTTTTAGCACTGATGATGGCATATGAAATATACCTTGTCAGAAAAAACGGATAAAAAATCTTTTTTCTTATAGGACTTACGCGGTGTGACCTCAACCAAAAAAACAACAACTGAAGTTCTATGAGATGTACTTTGATTTCGTTCACGGTCTTAGTGTAGACACAAGAGAAAAAACCAACCGCGAATCGGCGCGAATCCCGCAAGCCTTTGGCTTGCTCCCAGAATCGGATTTGCTTATCCTCACTTTCGCAATCCAGCTTCGCTGTCTTGCTCATCCCTTCATCGGGACCGTTCGGGCAAATCCTGTCGCTGCCCCGGCGGCTCCCATGATTGATTTACCTCTTTATCTTATATCGTGATTGTCAGTAAAATGGATATATTTCAGATTAAGAACTGCTCACTGAATCTCTCTCACAGGAGGCGCTGGGGCGCCGACAGGATTTGCCCGAACGGTCCCGATGAAGGGACGAGCCGTCGTGTCTTAGCCGAGCAAATCTTTGATTTGCGAGGGACACGACGAGCGAGAGTGAGGAATAGCAAATCCGATTCGCCGCGCCCGAAGGGCGGATTCGCGCCGATTCGCGGTTGGTTTATCTCATGTTTCAACACCCAGTAATACCCTTACCGACGTGGATTAAGGATAACAACGTGTAAGTCCTATTCTTTTTAATTTCGGAATAAAAACAGAAGTACCAATTCAGAGATTGGTACGGTAGTTCGGTGCTTCATCGGTGATCAGGATGTCGTGGGGGTGGGACTCTTTCAGTCCCGCGGAGGTAATTCTGACGAACCTGGCATTCGTCCGCATAGTTTCGATATCCTTGCTTCCGGAATATCCCATCGCCGATTTGAGACCGCCGATCGTCTGATAGATGACATCGGTCACGGAACCGACATACGGAGTGGCACCTTCGACGCCTTCCGGAACATACTTGGTCGAGCCGATACCTTTCTTCTGGAAGTAGCGGTCGCTTGAATTTCCAGAGGTCATGACGCCGAGCGATCCCATGCCGCGGTACTGTTTGTATCTCCGGCCTTTGACGATGATCGTTTTACCTGGAGCCTCGTCGGTTCCGGCAAACATACTGCCCATCATTACTGACGAAGCGCCAGCTACGATTGCCTTGGCCACATCACCGCTGTATTTGACGCCGCCGTCTGCGATGACCGGGACGCCACATGGATCTGCGACATCACATACGTTGGCGATGGCAGAGATCTGCGGAACGCCGACACCAGCAACGATACGGGTCGTACAAATCGAACCTGGACCGATGCCGACTTTGATCCCGTCAACGAACCCTACAAGTTCGCCGGCAGCTTTCGAGGTGGCGATATTTCCGGCGACGACATCGCATGAGACGGCGCCTTTGATCGCTTTTACTCCCTGGACAACATGCATATTATGGCCGTGGGCACAGTCCACAACGATCGCATCAACGCCTGCCTCTGCGAGTTTTAATGCACGCTCCATGTCGAACGGTCCAACTGCGGCGGCGACACGGAGTTTTCCGTTTGCATCGCGGTTGGCTTTCGGATACTGCTGTTTTTCAAGCAGATCCTGCATGGTGATGATACCTGTCAGTCTGCCTTTGTCATCAACGACCGGAAGACGCTCGACCTTTTTGGTGTACATCATATTGATGGCATCATCTGCAGTGATATTGTCTTTCACGGCGATCGGTTTTTTGGTCATGATCGTTTCGACGGTTTCCGTCCCGGTCTTGTTAACAAGGCCGCGGACATCCCGGCGCGAAACGATGCCGAGAAGTTTGCCGTGAGGACCAACGACCGGCACGCCGCCGATCGAGTGGCGGTCCATGAGATTTGCCACAAGAGCAATGGTCGTGTCGGGGGTCACGTATCTGACATCACGTTCGATGACATTGTCAGCCGACTTAACGCGGGTGACAAAGGAGACCTCTTCATCGGGCGTACAGTTTCTGTGCAGAACGCCGATACCTCCGGCGCGTGCCATAGAAATTGCCATTTCCGCCTCGGTAACTGTGTCCATTGCCGCACTCACCAAAGGTATGGAGAGTGAAATGTTTTTAGAGAATCTGGATCGAACATCTACATCATTTGGCTCTATCCAGGATTCTGCCGGTTCAATCAGCACATCATCGAAGGTGAGTGCCGTAGGGATGTTGAGTTTTTCTCCAAACATGTTGTTTACCTTACCATCTGAATCGCTTTCTTTACGAGACTTTCCTGAACCATGGTTGTTCTGTCTCCGCCGCAAACCATGCCGCGGACACCGATGATCTCTGGATCGATCTCTTTGAGGATCGGAAGATCCGCAAACTTCAGGGATCCGGCCAGAGCAGTGCCTATACCTAGGGATCGGTTCAGATCGGTGAAGTCTGTCAGAGAATCTTCGTTCATGAACTCGAATGTGCTTTTACCATCCTTCATCCCGGTATCGATCATAGAGAAATCTGCGCCGTATTCAGCTGCGAGCGGTGAGATGTCAAAAGGACTGATTGCACCGAGCCGTTCATAATCCGAGTAACCGGCAATAACAACGGTTTTTTCCGGAAAAGGTTCTTTGACGGCACGAACGACTGCTTCGATAACTTCTTTTGCAGCTTGTTTATCACTGAACATCAGACCGATCTTAACAAAATCAGCTCCGGCACAGGCAGCACCGTATGCAGCAAGAGAAGCGTTTCCCGGAGTCGGGCGGTAATCGCCGATAGCTGCGGAAACGGGAGTTGAAGAAGCCATACGTTTAATTTCGCGGATCACCCACGGAAAATTAGCGCCAAGCGACCCTTCGGCAGGGCGCTTCACATCAATAATGTCAGCATCGAGGCAGAACTTTGCCTCGTCTATTGAACTTGGGCTGACTAAGAGTTTCATGTATATTATGTGGCGGTTCGGGTTAATAGGGGTTACGTCTGAATGAGATAAGAAACCACAGATTCGCCGGATTAATCGTGAAGATGCATCCCGGCGCGACGAACGGCGAGCTCTTCTTCCACGAGATCAAAGTCCACATCAGCCGCTTTTAAAGCAACCATCATATGGAAAATGAGATCCGCTGCTTCTCCCACCGTTTTTTCAGAAACGCCGTTCTTTGCGGCGAGAATGAATTCAACGGCCTCTTCTCCTACCTTTTCAAGGGATTTGTCGATGCCCTTTTCATGAAACAGGAGATGCCGCACATATGACTTCTCTAAACTTTCAGACGCCGCCCTTTCGCAGATGACCTGCCATAACTCATCGAATACTTTTGCATCCGTCATACGCTTCCTCTGTTCGGTATGAGGATATCTCCAACCTCTTTACCATAAAACCTTCGGACCAGAATTCTGGCTTTTTCGATCGTCGACCCGCCTTTTCCGATAGCAAGACCGAAGTCCCCCCGTTCCGGAACGGTGATCATCACCGGTTCGTCCCGGCCGCCATACGAAACTGAAGCGACTTCGGCCGGCTTGAACATATTCGCGATGAAAACTTCGCGGTCCTCATCGAACTCGACCATCTCGATTCGTTTCCCAAGAACACGGGACATCTTTTTGATATTATCTCCGCCTTTCCCGATAGCAATCCCCATGTCTCCCTGACGGATAACATAGATGATCCGTTCAAACCGGTCATCAATGATACAGTCGATTGCGGTAGCTTTGGTCAGGATTCGAAGCTCCTCAATATAGCGGCGTTCTTTGAAGCCGAGGGTCCGGTCAAGCTCATGCATCTCATCTATCGGCATGCCGGATGCGGCTTTATCATTTTGTGTTTTTGAATATTGATCATTGTTTGACATGATATCCTCTGTTTTTATATGAATTTTTTTGATTGTGTGTAAAATTATTTTAGTATGATCTGCCGACGAGAGCGGTTTTTCCCGGTTTGCCGCAGACGATGCACGGTCCTTCATCATCGACGACATATTTGCTGCGGACACCCGTTCCAAGAAGGGATGAGTTGGTGAGCTCCTCAAGCTTATCGGCGCAGGCCTTCTCTCCGCACCAGTGAACAATGACGATGTTTTCCTCTAAACTCTGATTACACTCATCTACGGTCTTAACGGTCTTCAGATGACTGCTCAGATGGTCTTCGGCTTTTTCGAGGATCTGATCGTGTGCTTCATCAAGCAGACGCTTCACGGAATCGGCGGCATTTTCTCTTGGGATCGTGGTCTTGACGCCAAGCCTGTTTGCACAGACGAGCTGATTATTGTCAAGATCGCGCGGGCCGAGTTCTACGCGAAGCGGCACGCCGTGGAGTTCCCAGTGATAATACTTGGCGCCCGGCCGCATATCGCGTGCATCCGTTTTCACACGGAGCCCGGCGGCTTTCAGTTCGCTCTCGAGTTTTTCCACCGCAGCCATGATCTCGTCACCGCGTTTTCCAACGATGATCGGGATGATAACGACCTGGGTCGGGGCAACGGTTGCCGGAAGGACCAGGCCTTTGTCATCACCGTGAACCGCGATGATCGCGGCAATGCATCTCTCGGAAATGCCGAAGCAGGTCTGCGAAGCAAGTTTCTGTTCGCCGTTCACATCCTCATAGGTGATATTATAGGTCGTGGAGAAGTGGTCGCCGAGATGGTGAACGGTTCCGATCTGCAGGGTCCGGCCGTCGGGCATGACTGCATCGATTGCCATCGTAAAGTCAGCTCCGGGGAACTTGTCCCAGTCCGGGCGGCGGGAGATGATGATCGGCACACCGAGATCACGATAGAATTCGGTGGCAAGACCAAGCTCATACTCGACCTGTTTATTTGCATCGTCCCAGTCGGTGTGGACCGTGTGGGATTCCATGAAAGAGGTGATTTCCCTAAGCCGGATCAGGGGGCGGGTGTGTTTTGTTTCATATCTAAAGGTGTTGACGACCTGATAGAGCTTTAATGGAAGATCGGCGTGGGAACGTACCCACAGAGCGTACATCGGATAGATTGCCGTCTCACTGGTCGGACGAAGAGCGAGCTTAACGTCAAGCGGTGAGAGACCGCCGTGGGTGACCCAGTAGACCTCGTCCTCGAATCCTTTGATGTGCTCGGCTTCCTTCATGAACTCGGTTTCCGGGATGAGAAGGGGGAAGAGGGTTTCCTCGTGATCTCTATTTAGAAGCGATCTAAGAAGGGTGTATGTGTGATTGCGGAGTGCAAATCCGAACGGATACCAGACGTAGAGTCCTTTGACGGGATACCTAACGTCCATAATATCCGCACGGCGGATAACTTCGTTGTACCATGCGCTAAAATCGGTACGGGAGGGGAGTGCCCCGGTTTCTTCTGCCATATATTCACCTGAAGTAGTTATTATTGGGCCCTTGATAGTATTAATCCCACGTTCCGTCAGGAGACGCTTATCATGGAGATATATCCCACAAGATATATTGAAAAGCCGGACTAATACTGCTTACATAAATGACGGAGCCCAAATATACATCGATATTGAAAATCGGCATCGACATCGGCTCGACCACCGTCAAAGTTGTAGTCCTTGATGAAGCAGACAATATTCTTTATCGGGCATATGAACGTCACTTCTCGAAGGTAAGGGAAAAGACAGAAGAACTTCTGAATCGGGCCTCGGAGATTCTTGACGGAAAACAGGTTCGTATCCTGATCACAGGTTCGGCGGGGCTCGGCGTTGCAAAGTCCGCCGATCTTCAGTTTATTCAGGAAGTCTTTGCTACAGCAAAGGCCGTCAGAAGCTACATCCCCAATGCAGATTCCGTGATTGAACTCGGAGGGGAGGATGCAAAGATCATCTTTTTTAAGGGAAGTCTTGAAGAAAGGATGAACGGGAGCTGCGCCGGAGGGACGGGAGCTTTCATCGATCAGATGGCGACCCTGCTGAACGTAAGCGTCGAGGAACTCGACGAACTCTCGCAGCATTTCGAAAAGATCTATCCGATCGCATCCCGCTGCGGCGTTTTTGCAAAGACGGACATCCAGCCGATCCTCAATCAGGGCGGACGAAAAGAGGATGTAGCAGCATCCATTTATCAGGCCGTCGTTGACCAGACGATTGCCGGGTTGACACAAGGCAGAAGCCTTGGAGAGACTATCGTATTTTTGGGCGGGCCGCTGTATTACTACAAAGGTCTCAGGAAAAGGTTTACCGAGACGCTTGGCCTCGACAATGAACATGCTGTCTTCCCGGAAAACGGCGACTGTTTTGCGGCGCTTGGAGCGGCTCTCTCGACGGACGGATACGAATCCACCCCATTTGGCGACGTTCTGAGAAGAATCCGGGAAAGCGTGGACGACGCGACCCACACAAACACCATGCCGCCTCTTTTCACCTCTCAGGAAGAATATGAGGAGTTCTGCAAACGGCACAACAGCAATGCACCGCCGAAAACAGACATCTCATCATACACGGGTGACGCCTGGCTCGGCGTTGATGCGGGAAGCACGACGACAAAACTCGTTTTGATCGATGAAAACTGCGGGATTCTCTACTCGTATTACGGATCGAATCAGGGAAACCCGGTCGGGATCGTTCTCGCCGAACTCAAAAAGATCTACGAACTTGCCGGAGACAGAATCAAAATCAAAGGAAGCGCGGTCACGGGCTATGGAGAAGAGCTGATAAAAAACGCCTTCAATATGGATCTTGGGCTGGTTGAAACGATCGCCCATTATCAGGCCGCCAGACACTTCAACCCGGACGTGGATTTTATCATCGATATCGGCGGACAGGATATGAAATGCTTCAAGATCCGAAACGGGGCAGTCGACAGTATCTTCTTAAACGAGGCATGTTCATCCGGATGCGGGTCGTTTATCGAAACGTTCGCCCGGGCTCTCGGCTACGAGATCGGGGAGTTTTCGAAATTAGGCCTGTTCGTTGAACATCCGGTGAACCTTGGATCGAGATGTACGGTTTTCATGAACTCATCGGTCAAACAGGCCCAGCGGGACGGGGCAACGGTCGCCGATATTTCTGCCGGACTGTCCATCTCGATCGTCAAAAATGCGG from Methanocorpusculum labreanum Z includes:
- the proS gene encoding proline--tRNA ligase, with the translated sequence MAEETGALPSRTDFSAWYNEVIRRADIMDVRYPVKGLYVWYPFGFALRNHTYTLLRSLLNRDHEETLFPLLIPETEFMKEAEHIKGFEDEVYWVTHGGLSPLDVKLALRPTSETAIYPMYALWVRSHADLPLKLYQVVNTFRYETKHTRPLIRLREITSFMESHTVHTDWDDANKQVEYELGLATEFYRDLGVPIIISRRPDWDKFPGADFTMAIDAVMPDGRTLQIGTVHHLGDHFSTTYNITYEDVNGEQKLASQTCFGISERCIAAIIAVHGDDKGLVLPATVAPTQVVIIPIIVGKRGDEIMAAVEKLESELKAAGLRVKTDARDMRPGAKYYHWELHGVPLRVELGPRDLDNNQLVCANRLGVKTTIPRENAADSVKRLLDEAHDQILEKAEDHLSSHLKTVKTVDECNQSLEENIVIVHWCGEKACADKLEELTNSSLLGTGVRSKYVVDDEGPCIVCGKPGKTALVGRSY
- a CDS encoding (5-formylfuran-3-yl)methyl phosphate synthase is translated as MKLLVSPSSIDEAKFCLDADIIDVKRPAEGSLGANFPWVIREIKRMASSTPVSAAIGDYRPTPGNASLAAYGAACAGADFVKIGLMFSDKQAAKEVIEAVVRAVKEPFPEKTVVIAGYSDYERLGAISPFDISPLAAEYGADFSMIDTGMKDGKSTFEFMNEDSLTDFTDLNRSLGIGTALAGSLKFADLPILKEIDPEIIGVRGMVCGGDRTTMVQESLVKKAIQMVR
- a CDS encoding acyl-CoA dehydratase activase-related protein, whose protein sequence is MTEPKYTSILKIGIDIGSTTVKVVVLDEADNILYRAYERHFSKVREKTEELLNRASEILDGKQVRILITGSAGLGVAKSADLQFIQEVFATAKAVRSYIPNADSVIELGGEDAKIIFFKGSLEERMNGSCAGGTGAFIDQMATLLNVSVEELDELSQHFEKIYPIASRCGVFAKTDIQPILNQGGRKEDVAASIYQAVVDQTIAGLTQGRSLGETIVFLGGPLYYYKGLRKRFTETLGLDNEHAVFPENGDCFAALGAALSTDGYESTPFGDVLRRIRESVDDATHTNTMPPLFTSQEEYEEFCKRHNSNAPPKTDISSYTGDAWLGVDAGSTTTKLVLIDENCGILYSYYGSNQGNPVGIVLAELKKIYELAGDRIKIKGSAVTGYGEELIKNAFNMDLGLVETIAHYQAARHFNPDVDFIIDIGGQDMKCFKIRNGAVDSIFLNEACSSGCGSFIETFARALGYEIGEFSKLGLFVEHPVNLGSRCTVFMNSSVKQAQRDGATVADISAGLSISIVKNAVYKVIRAASADDLGKHIVVQGGTFNNDAVLRSFEQELKRQVTRPVIAGISGAYGAALYAKDTAPENPGLLTLNQLADFTHKARPITCKLCTNHCSLTINTFDNGRRFVSGNRCSRPLGKQKNDLPNLAKWKYDRLRSLTGVPGPRGKIGIPFGLNMFENLPFWHTFFTRLGFEVVLSPESSRSIYRLGQHTIPSDTVCYPAKLMHGHVISLIDEGIDTIFYPCMPYNFDEGAGDNHFNCPVVAYYPELLAANISELEKVRFLNPYFGLHRPKDFAKRAAAYFKGEFGIPAHETKEAARAAYKAYEDYKSEIRAKGEEYIKYARDNGKKILVMAGRPYHIDPEIGHGIDELAVSYGFVLISEDSIAHLVKKEPRKVLNQWTYQSRLYSAARYVCTQPDMEFIQLVSFGCGIDAITTDETRDILESGGKLYTQIKIDEITNLGAVKIRLRSLIAAVEARERT
- a CDS encoding sugar phosphate isomerase/epimerase family protein yields the protein MNEVGISTNCVMDLPLERALTILEPLTHLVEIQCDANHSLFRHASVLDKFDLRYTIHAPTADGNIAESFEPIRKASIAVIKETAEIADLVGAKKLVIHPGFCLDPTCRKASVSALHRSIQELGDLQEEFSVRFVMENLGSMDCCFFQNTELIQDLRAAGLGLALDVGHANLTGTLDAFLKEKPDHFHLHDNKGMCDEHAACGTGIVDFGKILPEIGDATLILEVLKLKDVKPSLEYLTSLGY
- the guaB gene encoding IMP dehydrogenase; amino-acid sequence: MFGEKLNIPTALTFDDVLIEPAESWIEPNDVDVRSRFSKNISLSIPLVSAAMDTVTEAEMAISMARAGGIGVLHRNCTPDEEVSFVTRVKSADNVIERDVRYVTPDTTIALVANLMDRHSIGGVPVVGPHGKLLGIVSRRDVRGLVNKTGTETVETIMTKKPIAVKDNITADDAINMMYTKKVERLPVVDDKGRLTGIITMQDLLEKQQYPKANRDANGKLRVAAAVGPFDMERALKLAEAGVDAIVVDCAHGHNMHVVQGVKAIKGAVSCDVVAGNIATSKAAGELVGFVDGIKVGIGPGSICTTRIVAGVGVPQISAIANVCDVADPCGVPVIADGGVKYSGDVAKAIVAGASSVMMGSMFAGTDEAPGKTIIVKGRRYKQYRGMGSLGVMTSGNSSDRYFQKKGIGSTKYVPEGVEGATPYVGSVTDVIYQTIGGLKSAMGYSGSKDIETMRTNARFVRITSAGLKESHPHDILITDEAPNYRTNL
- a CDS encoding ArsR/SmtB family transcription factor, whose product is MQEENVVVLEHGSLEAQKVAKAMSSPTSADLFNALTGNPQSATALAERTGLPLTTVKYHLENMLSAGLVEISNTRWSEKGREMKIYAVKDQVVVFAPRKTVDLKGIAERYGTMAGVIAIGCSLVVAIPQMLNQLTVRAGYPIQTSDTAEMFAIKTAAGPAVESVSWMPLVHNVVQGFLVISLAVLALMMAYEIYLVRKNG
- a CDS encoding NusA-like transcription termination signal-binding factor; translated protein: MHELDRTLGFKERRYIEELRILTKATAIDCIIDDRFERIIYVIRQGDMGIAIGKGGDNIKKMSRVLGKRIEMVEFDEDREVFIANMFKPAEVASVSYGGRDEPVMITVPERGDFGLAIGKGGSTIEKARILVRRFYGKEVGDILIPNRGSV
- the hisE gene encoding phosphoribosyl-ATP diphosphatase; the protein is MTDAKVFDELWQVICERAASESLEKSYVRHLLFHEKGIDKSLEKVGEEAVEFILAAKNGVSEKTVGEAADLIFHMMVALKAADVDFDLVEEELAVRRAGMHLHD
- the alaS gene encoding alanine--tRNA ligase, giving the protein MLENEYQLEYFKENGFIRKICKKCGSAFWTLDPNREICGDAPCEPYQFIGNPIFTKHSLTEMREAYLSFFERHGHTRINRYPVAARWRDDIYLTIASIADFQPFVTSGVCPPPANPLTISQPCIRLNDLDNVGRSGRHFTCFEMMAHHAFNTDEKPIYWKDRCLELCSGFIESLGGNVFDLTYKENPWFGGGNAGPSVEVLMGGLEVATLVFMNLSRKNSGKPPVSIDGKDYYEMPLRIVDTGYGLERFTWASCGTPTAYDAVFPEMIPRILTAAGMEDRLENPEVERILGLNAKFAGLMDIRGEKIRDLRQQVADATNISVAKLEEIIVPMETVYALCDHTRCLAYMLGDLIVPSNVREGYLARLVLRRSIRMMQDLNMDDDLGDLVVSQMKTIGLANFEQDEDIVRHIINREVEKYDTTIERGTRTVQRVGQTYVKKNEPVPLAELITLYDSHGIPVDLMGKILKDTGAEFEIPDDFDSQIADMHSENETEKPVSPLAKYAERIAKIPETRKSFYERPADMEFDATVLDIFDNYVVLDATLFYPEGGGQPSDTGMLVTKSTMVRVDEVVKWENVILHKVRENTLKRGDRVKGVLDEDRRWALMRHHSATHMVLRAAKEVLGPHVHQAGSQLSTDVARLDIRHYTHITPEELKQMETIANRLVMENLPTMVKIENRVKAEQKFGFALYQGGVPPGKDIRVVQMGAEVQACAGTHCQSTGEIGPIKILKLEHIQDGVERIEFAAGFAALDAMQHIQSLLNTSADTLSVQTENLPGSVDRFFTEWKDQRKEIEKLRAKIAELELSRIEGINIGGVEVVIKQIDVSRKELVTVAGKIAERGGVTVLITTADGLGVVASSGTGKIHAGKLVGEVCAELGGKGGGKENLAQGAGADPSAVGKALLKAESFIRAEFNS